The genomic stretch AGGTGCAACACCTCTCCGGGCCGCAGATTCAGTTCCGGAACGTGCGCTAGGGGCCGCCCCGCGACCTCCAGCGTGAACGGCGCGGCGGCGAGGATCGGCGGAGGGGTCAGGGACATCGCCCTCAGGTACGACTGCACTCCGCTGCTCGTTCCAGACGCCACCCCAGGAGGCGGGCCGAACCCGGTGCAGGGTGCCGTATCCTGCTCGCACCATGAACCGAATCCTGACGCGGTGGCTGCCGCGCCTCCTGGCTGGCCTGATCGTCCTCGTCGCCGTCCTGGCGGGCGCCGTGTACGCCCTGACCGACCACCCGAAACCCGAACAGGCCGCCGACCTGACCTGCCCCGCCACGACCCCCACCCTGAAGGCCGGGCAGGCCGTGCGCGTCATGAACTGGAACGTGCAGTACCTCGCCGGGCGCGGGTACGTGTTCTTCTACGACACCCTGGCCGGGGACGGCCCTGACACCCGCCCCAGCCCCCAGAGCATCGCCCGGACCCTCGACGAGGTCACGCAGGCCATCCGCCAGGAGAACCCGGATCTGGTGCTGCTTCAGGAGGTGGACCGGGATAGCAGGCGCACCGACTACGCCGATCAGCTGGCCCTGATCCAGGCGAAACTGGACGGTGCGTACCCGTGCTCGGCCGCCACGTACTACCACCGCGCGACCTTCGTGCCGCACCCGAAGATCATGGGCCGCGTGGGCCTGAGCCTCGTGACGCTCAGCCGCTACCGCATGGACAGCGCCACCCGCTACCAGCTGCCGCGCATCTGCGGCGACCCTGTGACCGTCGCGTTCAACTTCAAACGCGCCGTGCTGGGCGTGACCCTCCCCGTGCAGGGCGGCCAGCCCCTGAGTGCTTTCAACACCCACATGGACGCCTTCGCGCAGGGCTGCGACACCATGCGCAATCAGGTGGCGTTCATCGGCGACCTGCTGGGGCGCACGTCCGCCCCCTGGGTGATCGGCGGGGACTTCAACCTGCTGGGCACCCGCGCCGCGTACGACCGCCTGCGCGACCGCGAGAAGGCGTACTTCAACCCCGACACCGAACTCGCCCCACTGACCGCCAGGTACGCGTCGTTCCCCAGCCCCGCGCAGATCGACAGCGGCAGCCCCGCGTTCATCACCCACTTCCCCAACGACCCCGCCGTCGGGAAACCCGACCGGACCATCGACTACTACTTCTACTCGGCGGGCCTGAAGCACACCGATGAGCGCGTCCGGCAGGACGACCCCAAGATCAGCGACCATTACGCGCTGCTGACCACCCTCACCCTGCCCTGACCGGAAGCAGACGACGCGGGCGGAGATCATGCACACCTCCGCCCATTCCGAATCAGTGCTCGTCCGGCCCGATCGGCTCGATGGGGAAGATGCGCTCCGCGAAGGCGTGCAGCCCGCGCGCGCCCGCGCGACCCTGGCACGGCTCGGTCGGGGTGCACAGCGTCACGTACCGCGACCGGCGTGCCCCGATCGTCACGCGGTACATCAGCGCCTCCGAGCGGCTGCGGGTGTAGTGGCACAGGTCGCAGTGCAGCGCGTTCTTGCCCTTCTGCTCGATGGGCGTGAATTCGGCCAGCTGATCACCGTGCACCAGCGCCAGCCGCCCGTCCGCGACCGGGTACAGCCCCAGCGTGGGCGGTGAGTCCGAATCACGCGCCCCGAACAGCTCACGGTGCGTCCCGGGGAACAGTTCCCGCAGCAGATCCTGCACGCTGTGCGCCTGCTCACGGGTCTTGCGGTGCGGATCATTCATCCTCCGCAGTGTAGGGGCCGCCGCCCACGCTGATGGTGGAAAGAGGCACAGCCCCGCCGCTCTCCCCGGCGTTATCCTGGGCAGCAGTGATACGGATTCCGTCTGTTCCGTCGGCCACCCAGAAGGTCACCGGGTGGCCCACGCCACGCCCGGAACCCGCTTTGCTCCCACTCGCCTCCGCTCGGAATGAACGGTTCTGGCAAACCATTCAATCGGAGGCCGTATGAGGTCCCGGACCGCCAACCGTAGTGGCATCGTCATCCGGCGGCGCGTGACGCCCGCCGGGGACATCATCGTCACGCTCCTGACCCCCCAGGGCAAACTGAAGGCCGTCGCGCGCGGCGGCGTGCGCGGGCCGCTCTCCAGCCGCCTGAACCTCTTCCATCACGTCGGCATGCAGGTGTACCAGGGGCCGCAGAACGACCTCGCCAGCGTGCAGCAGGCCGTGCTGGAAGGCGCGCTGCCCACGCTGGCGCAGCCCGAGCGGTACGCCTTCGCGCACCTGCTGGCCGAGTTCGCCGACGCGCTGTACCAGGAAGGTGAATTCAGCGAGCAGGCCTTCGAGCTGTTCGCAGGCGCGCTGCGCGGCGTCGCGCACCAGCCCGACCCGGAATGGGTGGCGCTCGTCATGAGCTACAAACTCCTCGCCCTGGCCGGGTTCATCCCGCAGACGGCCCGCTGCGCCCGCTGCGCCCAGGACCACCCCACGCACCCCGACCCGCTCGGCGGGCAGCTGCTGTGCAGAGGTTGCGCCGCGCTGCCCGCCTACCCGGACCCCAGCCTGGACTTCCTGCGCAACGTCGCCCGCCGCACCGTCCGCGCCAGCATGGACGCTCCCCTGCCCGCCGAGCAGCGCCCCGCGCTGTGGCGCGCCCTGGAACGCTTCGTGACCGTGCAGATCGGGAGCGTCCACTCCTGGCGGCAGCTTGTGCCGACGAGTACCGCGCTCAGCGCGTAGGGGAGAGGACGGCTTACACCCCCAGCGCCGCGATGGCGCCCAGCAGGGCCACCGGGGCCGTTTCCGCGCGGAGGATGCGCGGGCCGAGCGTGACGGCGTGCGCGCCGCCCTGCACGAGCGTCTGCACCTCGGCGTCGGTCAGGCCGCCTTCCGGGCCGGTGATGACCGTGACCGGGGCGTCCCAGGTGACGACGTCCGACACGCGGACCGCCGAGCCGGGCTGCGCGACCAGCGTCAGGCCGCCGGGCTGGAAGCGGGCCAGCGGCACGGGTGCCAGGACGGGCGGGACGATGGCGCGGCGGGACTGCTTGGCGGCCTCCTGCGCCACGCGGTTCAGGCGCACGAGTTTCTGATCGCCGATCTCGCGGACGTCCGCACGGGCCGTCACGAGCAGCTGGATCTGCGCGGCGCCCAGTTCGGTCGCGGCGCGCACCACGTCGGACAGCTTGTCGGCCTTCAGCAGCGCCACCGCGACCGTCAGCGGCCAGGGCGTCTCGGCGGCCCCCTCGATGGCGTCGCCCAGGGTCAGCACAGCGCGGATCTCGTCCAGTTCGACGATCTCGGCCAGGGCCTCGGCGCCGCGCCCGTCGAACACGCGCACGGCGTCGCCCGCGTTCAGGCGCAGGACGTGCAGGTGTCGCGCCTCACCGGGCCCGAGGGTCATGGTGTCCGTCAGGGCGTCCACCCGCAGGCGGTGCCGGGGCAGCCTCGTCAGGGCGTCCGTCATTCGCCCGCGCGGGCGGTCACGAGTGCCCACTCGCCATCCGTGCGGACCTGCACGTCCGTGAACCCCTCGCGGTCCAGCGCGTCCTGCACCAGCGGCAGCTTCGTTGTCAGGATGCCGGTCAGGATCAGCGGCCCGCCGGGGCGCAGGTGCCCCACGTACGCCCCGGCCAGCAGGTCGTGCAGTTCCGCGTACAGGTTCGCCACGAGAACGTCGAACACGCCGTCCGCGACCACGTCACCCGGCAGGTCGTCGCCCAGCGTGCCCACCATGAACGCCGTGCGGCCCTCCGGCACCGCGTTGTCCCGCGCGTTCTCCTCCGCAATCGGGATGGTGATCGGGTCGATATCCACGCCCAGCGCGTACTCCGCGCCCAGCAGCGCACCCGCGATCGCCAGCACGCCACTCCCGGTACCCACGTCCAGAATCGTCTGCCCGTCCAGATTCAGGTCCGACAGGGCCTCCACGGCCATGCGGGTCGTCGCGTGATGCCCGGTCCCGAACGCCATCCCTGGCTCGATGACCAGTCCCACCTGCCCGGCGGGAATCTCGGCGCGCAGCCACGGCGGCACGATCGTCACGCGGCCCGCCTGCACCGGGCGCAGGTTCGCCTTGAACTCCGCCAGCCAGTCCTGATCCGCCTCCAGCCGCCACTCGCCGTCCCGGATGAGGGGCGGCAGCTCGGTCTCCTCGTCGAAGTACGCGCGGATCAGCCCGGCGCGTTCCTCCAGACCGGTCGCCCCGGCCTCCCACAGCAGGTCGAGGTGATCCTCGCGCGTCTCGAACGTTCCCGGAAGGTGATACACCAGCATCCCGCCAGTGTACAGCGGTGTGCTGATTCGTCCTGGGTGCAGCTCAGGACGATTCAGCACCGAGCGGAGCGAGAACCCGTCACAGCCTGCGGCCTGAAGTGGAGTGGGCGGGCGTGCGGTTGGCCCGTTCACGGAACGGATGGCCGCGCGCCCCGCACGTCTGCACGCCCGCCACGCCGCCAGGGGGGGGCGCACCTATACTGGCGCGCATGAAACTCGCGATCGTCGGCGTCGGCAAACTCGGACTGGCCCTGCTGGAGGGCGTCACCGCCCAGGGCGTCCTGTCCCCCGCAGAGATCGGCCTGCTCGACGCGAACGCCGCCCGCGCGCAGGACGTCGCCGCCCGCACCGGCGCGCGCGTCATCACGCAGGCGGACCTGGGCCGCGCCGAACGCATCCTGATCAGCCTGCAACCCCGCGTGTTCCCCGAGGCCGCCGAGTGGCTCGCGCAGCCCAACGCCGGGTACATCAGCACCATGGCCGGCGTGCCCGTCTCGGCCCTGACCCGCCGCCTGGGCACCAAACGGGTCGTGCGGGTCATGCCGAACCTCGCCGCGACCATCGGGCACAGCCAGACCGCCATCACCGGCCCCCGCGAGGCCGGGGACGCGGGCGACCTCGCGTTCGCGCACCAGATCTTCGACGCGGTCGGCGACGCCTACGATCTCCCCGAACACCTGTTCAACGCGTTCACCGGCATGAGCGCCAGCGGCCCCGCCTACGTCGCCGTCGTCGCTGAAGCCCTCGCGGACGGCGGGGTCCGCATGGGCCTCCCGCGCCCCCTGGCGAACGAACTCGCCGCGAAACTCCTGATCGCCACCGGCGAACTCGTCCAGCGCCGCGCCCACCCCGCGCTCCTCAAGGACGAGGTCGCCAGCCCCGGCGGCACCACCATCGCCGGTCTGGCCGCCCTCGAAGCCGCCGGGGTGCGCGGCGGCCTCATCGAAGCGGTTGTGAAGGCCACCCGTCGCGGCACCGAACTCGGCAAGGATCAGGACTGAACACTGCTGTCAAAGGGTCGAAGGGTCTAAGGGACACACTCCACTTAGACCCTTCGACCTTCTGACCCTCGACCCCGTCAGGGAATGTCGAGTTCGCCCTGCCACCCCGCTGGGAGGGCCAGCAGCTGCCGCAGGGGTGTGTCGCCGTGCTTGAGGAGGTACGTCAGGAAGTTCATCTCGCGTTCCTGCGGCGTGCCGTTAGGGAGGAGGTGGGCTTTCAGGCGGGTGAGCTGGCCGCTGCGGTCGTTCTCGGCGCGGGCGAGGGCCTGCGTGGCGAGGCGTTGCAGGTGCGCGACGCGGGCGACGGTGCGGGTACGGGTGCGCGCGGCGGCGCCCACCAGCGTGGGGTCGAGGTCGGCGATCTCGGCGGTGATGGCGTCCAGGCTGGCAGTCAGGGCGTCCAGGCGATCGGCGGTGACGGCTCCGGCGTGGCGTTCGGCGGCCAGGGCGCGGCCCAGAACGCCGTCGGGATCCGCCTGGACCTGCGCGGCGGTGGCGTGCAGGCGGCCCAGCAGGCGGGTGACATTCGGTTCGCGCCACGTGACGCTCAGGCGGGGCCACAGCAGCGGCTGCCGCAGCCCGTGCAGGGGGTACACGTCCCGCAGCTGCGCGCCGTACGCGATCTCGCCGGGGCCGACCACAAACGCCAGGGTGGGCAGCAGAGCGTCCTGCACGGCGGGCCGCAGGCCAGCGGCGGGCGTGAGGCGGGTGGGGTCGGTGTCCAGCAGGGCCAGTAGCTCCGCGCGGGTGTACCGCCGAGTGGCGGTGACGAACGTCTGCCCGTCCACGCGCAGCAGGCGGCGCTGCCCGTCGTCCTCCTCGATGAAGAGGTTCGTGGCGCCGTCCGGGCGGCGCAGCTGCGGCTCGAACCCGTCGGCGATCATCCGCGCGGCGGCGGCCTCGATGGCCCGCGAGGATGCCAGCGGGTCGTTCAGTTCGCGCGCGAGGGTCGGGGCCATCAGGCGCGCCAGGGCCGGGTGCATCGGGTCGAGCACCAGCAGGCCCGCCCCGCCCAGCAGGCCGTGGATCAGCCGCGCGAACACGTCGGCGTAACTGCCGCCCACCTGCGCGGCCCGGTCGAAGCGGGCGCGGACGGCGGCCACGTGCTCGGCGGGGGCGTCGAAGGCGTCCAGCAGGGCGTGCACCTGCGCCGTCCACTCGGGGCGCCAGGGCACGCGGCCCACCGGGACGCCCTCCGGGACGTCCAGGGTCAGGCGGTGCAGGCGCTCGCCCGCGTCCAGCAGGGACGTGCCCGCCACCTCGGCGGCGTCGTGGTCCTGGCTGGCGATCCAGTACACCGCAGCGACCGGGGCGTCTTCGGTGTCCAGCTGCCGCGCCAGCAGAGCCGCGTCCGCGCCCTTGTGCACCGAGTAGGCCGGGCCGGTCAGGGCGCCCGCCTGCTGCCCGGTCACGACCACGCGGGACGCCGGGTGCGCCAGCCGCGTCAGATGGGCCTCCACGGTCGGGGTCAGGGTGCCCAGGTCGCGGTGGTAGGCACGCAGGGCGTCCGCGAGGGCCGCGCGGTCGATATCGGGCCGGGTCTCGGCCTGCGCGGTCTCCAGCGCCCCTGCGGGCAGGCGCACGTAGTCCAGCAGCCCACCCTTCCTGTATTCCGCCCCTGCGTTTCGCGCCATTCCCCTTCCTTCCCGGTGCCTGCCGCCCCAGGGGCAGCCCGGCCCGATGCCGACCGGTTCATGGTCGGCGTGCCCACCCGTTCTCGCTGAGAATGCCGGCGGACACTGCAACGGCTGTCACACTACACCAGAACCTAAAGCGGAGGGGCGCCGCGCGGCCCGCGCCAGACGGAGCCAGCAGCACTCGAGATCAGCGCAGCGGTTCCTGCGTGGCGCGCTCCAGCCCCGCGCGGTCCGTCAGGATGATCCGCCGGTACCCCAGGTCCAGCAGGCCCCGCGAACGGAAGTCCCCCAGCAGCTTCGTGATCGTCTCGCGGGTGCTGCCCACCACATGCGCCAGATCCTGATGCGACACGCGGTCGCGTAGCGCCAGCGACCCGCCGTCCGGCCAGGGCCCCTCGCGCTCGGCGAGGTTCAGCAGGGCCAGCGCCAGCCGCTGCGACACCTCCAGGAACACCAGCCCCGACAGGCGCTCCTGCACGCCGCGCGTCTGCCGGGTGATCTGTTCGGTCAGCGCGACCGCCACGCCCGGCTGCCCCTGCGTGAGGCGCGTCAGGACGTCCCGGCCCAGCAGCAGCGCCTCGGCGTCGTCCATCGCCTCGGCGTACATGCCGCACTGCTCGCCCGGCAGCAGCGCCGCCGCGCACAGCAGCGACCCGGCGCCGTGCACGTCCAGCGTCACCTCACGCGCGCCCGTCCCCAGGCGGTACAGCCGCACCGAGCCGCGCAGCAGCACGAACAGCGCCTCGGCCGGGTCCTCCGGGTGAAACAGCAGTTCGCCCCGGCCCCAGCGCCCCACGCGCCCCGAGGCCGTCACCTGCGCCTGCACGTCCGCAGGAAGGGCACCGAAAGCACCGGGTAACATGCCCCGCAGTATGCCCCACCCGGGCCCGATCCGCGCAAGCCCCCGCGCTCCAGCCACACCCTTCGGTGGACGCGCCGCCCGGCGGGCGTGCATTACAATCCACGCCAGCATGACCATCCCCACCCCACGCCAGCGTCTCACGCTGTTCGACCTGCCGCTGGACGTCGTGACCCTCGACGAGACCCTGGACCGCCTGGGCGACTGGATCTCCAACCAGCCGCGCGCGCCGCACACGGTCGTCACCCTGAACCCCGAGTTCATCGTGCAGTCCCGCACCCAGCCAGACTTCGTGAACGCCATGCAGGTCGCGGACCTGATCACCGCCGACGGGGTCGGCATCGTCTGGGCCGCGCGGCAGCTCACGAACACCGAGGTGCCCCGCGCGCCCGGCTTCGACATCGTGCAGGGCCTCATGGGGCGCCACGGCGCGGACCTGCGGGTGTTCTTCCTGGGCGCCAAACCCGGTGTGGCCGAGATCGCCGCGCAGAACGCCGCGCGCGACTACGGCATTCAGGTCGCGGGCATCCACCACGGGTACTTCGACCTGCCCGAGGACCAGCGCGTCGCGGAACTCGTGCGCGGCAGCGGCGCCGACCTCCTGCTGA from Deinococcus soli (ex Cha et al. 2016) encodes the following:
- the bshC gene encoding bacillithiol biosynthesis cysteine-adding enzyme BshC, which translates into the protein MARNAGAEYRKGGLLDYVRLPAGALETAQAETRPDIDRAALADALRAYHRDLGTLTPTVEAHLTRLAHPASRVVVTGQQAGALTGPAYSVHKGADAALLARQLDTEDAPVAAVYWIASQDHDAAEVAGTSLLDAGERLHRLTLDVPEGVPVGRVPWRPEWTAQVHALLDAFDAPAEHVAAVRARFDRAAQVGGSYADVFARLIHGLLGGAGLLVLDPMHPALARLMAPTLARELNDPLASSRAIEAAAARMIADGFEPQLRRPDGATNLFIEEDDGQRRLLRVDGQTFVTATRRYTRAELLALLDTDPTRLTPAAGLRPAVQDALLPTLAFVVGPGEIAYGAQLRDVYPLHGLRQPLLWPRLSVTWREPNVTRLLGRLHATAAQVQADPDGVLGRALAAERHAGAVTADRLDALTASLDAITAEIADLDPTLVGAAARTRTRTVARVAHLQRLATQALARAENDRSGQLTRLKAHLLPNGTPQEREMNFLTYLLKHGDTPLRQLLALPAGWQGELDIP
- a CDS encoding WecB/TagA/CpsF family glycosyltransferase; translated protein: MTIPTPRQRLTLFDLPLDVVTLDETLDRLGDWISNQPRAPHTVVTLNPEFIVQSRTQPDFVNAMQVADLITADGVGIVWAARQLTNTEVPRAPGFDIVQGLMGRHGADLRVFFLGAKPGVAEIAAQNAARDYGIQVAGIHHGYFDLPEDQRVAELVRGSGADLLLTAMGAGRQETFNQYWRQVMNVPVMIGCGGVIDVLAGNADLAPAWTRRMGVEWIWRVGLDRKRWNRAPRLAQFVRMVRAEKKRTAK
- a CDS encoding Crp/Fnr family transcriptional regulator; this encodes MLPGAFGALPADVQAQVTASGRVGRWGRGELLFHPEDPAEALFVLLRGSVRLYRLGTGAREVTLDVHGAGSLLCAAALLPGEQCGMYAEAMDDAEALLLGRDVLTRLTQGQPGVAVALTEQITRQTRGVQERLSGLVFLEVSQRLALALLNLAEREGPWPDGGSLALRDRVSHQDLAHVVGSTRETITKLLGDFRSRGLLDLGYRRIILTDRAGLERATQEPLR
- a CDS encoding 50S ribosomal protein L11 methyltransferase, producing the protein MLVYHLPGTFETREDHLDLLWEAGATGLEERAGLIRAYFDEETELPPLIRDGEWRLEADQDWLAEFKANLRPVQAGRVTIVPPWLRAEIPAGQVGLVIEPGMAFGTGHHATTRMAVEALSDLNLDGQTILDVGTGSGVLAIAGALLGAEYALGVDIDPITIPIAEENARDNAVPEGRTAFMVGTLGDDLPGDVVADGVFDVLVANLYAELHDLLAGAYVGHLRPGGPLILTGILTTKLPLVQDALDREGFTDVQVRTDGEWALVTARAGE
- the proC gene encoding pyrroline-5-carboxylate reductase; amino-acid sequence: MKLAIVGVGKLGLALLEGVTAQGVLSPAEIGLLDANAARAQDVAARTGARVITQADLGRAERILISLQPRVFPEAAEWLAQPNAGYISTMAGVPVSALTRRLGTKRVVRVMPNLAATIGHSQTAITGPREAGDAGDLAFAHQIFDAVGDAYDLPEHLFNAFTGMSASGPAYVAVVAEALADGGVRMGLPRPLANELAAKLLIATGELVQRRAHPALLKDEVASPGGTTIAGLAALEAAGVRGGLIEAVVKATRRGTELGKDQD
- the recO gene encoding DNA repair protein RecO gives rise to the protein MRSRTANRSGIVIRRRVTPAGDIIVTLLTPQGKLKAVARGGVRGPLSSRLNLFHHVGMQVYQGPQNDLASVQQAVLEGALPTLAQPERYAFAHLLAEFADALYQEGEFSEQAFELFAGALRGVAHQPDPEWVALVMSYKLLALAGFIPQTARCARCAQDHPTHPDPLGGQLLCRGCAALPAYPDPSLDFLRNVARRTVRASMDAPLPAEQRPALWRALERFVTVQIGSVHSWRQLVPTSTALSA
- a CDS encoding endonuclease/exonuclease/phosphatase family protein, with the translated sequence MNRILTRWLPRLLAGLIVLVAVLAGAVYALTDHPKPEQAADLTCPATTPTLKAGQAVRVMNWNVQYLAGRGYVFFYDTLAGDGPDTRPSPQSIARTLDEVTQAIRQENPDLVLLQEVDRDSRRTDYADQLALIQAKLDGAYPCSAATYYHRATFVPHPKIMGRVGLSLVTLSRYRMDSATRYQLPRICGDPVTVAFNFKRAVLGVTLPVQGGQPLSAFNTHMDAFAQGCDTMRNQVAFIGDLLGRTSAPWVIGGDFNLLGTRAAYDRLRDREKAYFNPDTELAPLTARYASFPSPAQIDSGSPAFITHFPNDPAVGKPDRTIDYYFYSAGLKHTDERVRQDDPKISDHYALLTTLTLP
- a CDS encoding 16S rRNA (uracil(1498)-N(3))-methyltransferase, translating into MTDALTRLPRHRLRVDALTDTMTLGPGEARHLHVLRLNAGDAVRVFDGRGAEALAEIVELDEIRAVLTLGDAIEGAAETPWPLTVAVALLKADKLSDVVRAATELGAAQIQLLVTARADVREIGDQKLVRLNRVAQEAAKQSRRAIVPPVLAPVPLARFQPGGLTLVAQPGSAVRVSDVVTWDAPVTVITGPEGGLTDAEVQTLVQGGAHAVTLGPRILRAETAPVALLGAIAALGV